In one window of Musa acuminata AAA Group cultivar baxijiao chromosome BXJ3-2, Cavendish_Baxijiao_AAA, whole genome shotgun sequence DNA:
- the LOC135583532 gene encoding alpha-1,3-arabinosyltransferase XAT3-like isoform X6, translated as MRRSESFSHLKPWKLSQAALFGCLLIMTVILVCLIKSGSNTIVTLNLQLSSYSNMALPMEEELKTGGQGGLPSTPASFEEAQLSDESLQGGKEAAILPHALKEKQDKKEAHEDAATSLTSTTMEDKELDEPATGGNQTVTLQLQHEDKHGGGDSNKVIKLPPVPKEKQREEETTAERLIKESRVVCDFTAPRSDICSMDGDVRVLGRSSIIMLASPPTDRSPTENTTWKIRPYPRKWESTMELIKELTVTVAAEPEKAPRCMINHGVPAVFFSTGGFVGNYFHDFTDVIIPLFMMARRFNGEVQLVVTDFNYQFMAKYQQILRHLSHYPAINLDADDRVHCFPHAHVGLHSHRALGIDASKSPNGISMSDFRDFLRKCFSLKRKYSEGIDLQSRRKPRLLLILRRGSRSFVNERQVMRMVKGLGFKLITAGPEETKNISRFAQMVNSVDVLMGIHGAGLTNMVFLPSNATLVQIIPCCDLAKGCRYIFAEPAPDMGIRYVEYEIRVEESSLIEKYPRDDVLFRDPLSIQKQLGFNAFWNIFLNQQKGLQQPGRKRSLWRSSLEMQVRPRSIRMEMMDMEMKILDGFLLFFVVVWFWNVAGRRFRFFWSRVL; from the exons ATGAGGCGATCCGAGAGCTTTAGCCATCTGAAACCATGGAAGCTCAGCCAGGCTGCCCTCTTCGGATGCCTTCTGATCATGACAGTGATCCTtgtttgtctcatcaaatctggtTCTAACACCATCGTTACAT TGAATTTGCAGCTATCCAGCTATTCGAATATGGCTTTGCCCATGGAGGAGGAACTGAAGACTGGAGGACAAG GTGGATTACCAAGTACACCTGCTTCATTTGAGGAAGCACAGCTAAGCGATGAGTCACTTCAAGGAG GTAAAGAAGCAGCAATACTTCCACATGCACTGAAGGAAAAGCAAGATAAGAAAGAAGCACATGAAG ATGCAGCAACAAGCTTAACCTCGACAACAATGGAAGATAAGGAGTTGGATGAACCGGCTACAGGTG GCAATCAAACAGTGACACTGCAACTTCAGCATGAAGACAAGCATGGTGGTGGTGACTCAAATAAAG TGATAAAATTGCCTCCTGTTCCGAAGGAAAAGCAGAGAGAAGAAGAGACAACAGCTG AGAGATTGATCAAGGAGAGCAGAGTGGTGTGTGATTTCACGGCACCAAGATCAGATATCTGCTCGATGGATGGCGATGTTAGAGTTCTTGGCAGATCATCCATCATCATGTTGGCTTCGCCACCTACGGATCGATCTCCGACAGAGAACACGACATGGAAGATCAGACCGTATCCGAGGAAGTGGGAATCGACCATGGAGCTTATCAAGGAGCTCACCGTGACAGTAGCAGCTGAGCCTGAGAAGGCCCCTCGCTGCATGATAAACCACGGCGTCCCCGCCGTGTTCTTCTCCACCGGTGGGTTCGTCGGCAACTACTTCCACGACTTCACCGATGTGATCATCCCCCTCTTCATGATGGCTCGCCGATTCAACGGAGAGGTTCAGCTCGTCGTCACCGACTTCAACTACCAGTTCATGGCTAAGTATCAGCAGATCCTGAGGCACCTCTCCCACTACCCGGCCATCAACTTGGACGCAGACGATCGAGTTCATTGCTTCCCCCATGCACACGTGGGTCTTCACAGCCACAGAGCGCTGGGCATCGATGCCTCGAAATCTCCAAATGGGATATCCATGAGCGACTTCAGAGACTTCCTGAGGAAGTGCTTCTCGCTCAAGAGAAAGTACAGCGAGGGGATCGATCTGCAGTCGAGGAGGAAACCAAGGTTGCTGCTAATTCTTCGGAGAGGATCGCGGTCCTTCGTCAACGAAAGGCAGGTGATGAGGATGGTGAAAGGGCTCGGGTTCAAGCTGATCACGGCCGGGCCTGAGGAGACGAAGAACATCTCCCGCTTCGCGCAGATGGTGAACTCGGTGGATGTGTTGATGGGGATCCACGGGGCTGGGCTCACGAACATGGTCTTCCTTCCTTCGAATGCGACACTGGTTCAGATCATTCCTTGCTGTGATCTGGCGAAAGGGTGCAGATACATCTTCGCAGAGCCAGCTCCGGACATGGGAATAAGATACGTGGAGTACGAGATAAGAGTGGAGGAGAGCTCCCTGATAGAGAAGTACCCCAGGGATGATGTTTTGTTCAGGGACCCCCTTTCGATTCAGAAGCAACTAGGATTCAATGCATTCTGGAACATATTTCTGAACCAGCAAAAG GGATTGCAGCAACCAGGAAGAAAGCGAAGTTTGTGGAGGTCTTCGTTGGAGATGCAGGTGAGGCCTCGATCCATCAGGATGGAGATGATGGACATGGAAATGAAGATTCTCGAtggctttcttctcttcttcgtcGTCGTTTGGTTTTGGAATGTAGCGGGGAGGAGGTTTCGGTTCTTTTGGTCGCGTGTGCTGTGA
- the LOC135583532 gene encoding alpha-1,3-arabinosyltransferase XAT3-like isoform X5, which produces MRRSESFSHLKPWKLSQAALFGCLLIMTVILVCLIKSGSNTIVTLNLQLSSYSNMALPMEEELKTGGQGGLPSTPASFEEAQLSDESLQGGKEAAILPHALKEKQDKKEAHEDAATSLTSTTMEDKELDEPATGGNQTVTLQLQHEDKHGGGDSNKDWTVIKLPPVPKEKQREEETTAERLIKESRVVCDFTAPRSDICSMDGDVRVLGRSSIIMLASPPTDRSPTENTTWKIRPYPRKWESTMELIKELTVTVAAEPEKAPRCMINHGVPAVFFSTGGFVGNYFHDFTDVIIPLFMMARRFNGEVQLVVTDFNYQFMAKYQQILRHLSHYPAINLDADDRVHCFPHAHVGLHSHRALGIDASKSPNGISMSDFRDFLRKCFSLKRKYSEGIDLQSRRKPRLLLILRRGSRSFVNERQVMRMVKGLGFKLITAGPEETKNISRFAQMVNSVDVLMGIHGAGLTNMVFLPSNATLVQIIPCCDLAKGCRYIFAEPAPDMGIRYVEYEIRVEESSLIEKYPRDDVLFRDPLSIQKQLGFNAFWNIFLNQQKGLQQPGRKRSLWRSSLEMQVRPRSIRMEMMDMEMKILDGFLLFFVVVWFWNVAGRRFRFFWSRVL; this is translated from the exons ATGAGGCGATCCGAGAGCTTTAGCCATCTGAAACCATGGAAGCTCAGCCAGGCTGCCCTCTTCGGATGCCTTCTGATCATGACAGTGATCCTtgtttgtctcatcaaatctggtTCTAACACCATCGTTACAT TGAATTTGCAGCTATCCAGCTATTCGAATATGGCTTTGCCCATGGAGGAGGAACTGAAGACTGGAGGACAAG GTGGATTACCAAGTACACCTGCTTCATTTGAGGAAGCACAGCTAAGCGATGAGTCACTTCAAGGAG GTAAAGAAGCAGCAATACTTCCACATGCACTGAAGGAAAAGCAAGATAAGAAAGAAGCACATGAAG ATGCAGCAACAAGCTTAACCTCGACAACAATGGAAGATAAGGAGTTGGATGAACCGGCTACAGGTG GCAATCAAACAGTGACACTGCAACTTCAGCATGAAGACAAGCATGGTGGTGGTGACTCAAATAAAG ATTGGACAGTGATAAAATTGCCTCCTGTTCCGAAGGAAAAGCAGAGAGAAGAAGAGACAACAGCTG AGAGATTGATCAAGGAGAGCAGAGTGGTGTGTGATTTCACGGCACCAAGATCAGATATCTGCTCGATGGATGGCGATGTTAGAGTTCTTGGCAGATCATCCATCATCATGTTGGCTTCGCCACCTACGGATCGATCTCCGACAGAGAACACGACATGGAAGATCAGACCGTATCCGAGGAAGTGGGAATCGACCATGGAGCTTATCAAGGAGCTCACCGTGACAGTAGCAGCTGAGCCTGAGAAGGCCCCTCGCTGCATGATAAACCACGGCGTCCCCGCCGTGTTCTTCTCCACCGGTGGGTTCGTCGGCAACTACTTCCACGACTTCACCGATGTGATCATCCCCCTCTTCATGATGGCTCGCCGATTCAACGGAGAGGTTCAGCTCGTCGTCACCGACTTCAACTACCAGTTCATGGCTAAGTATCAGCAGATCCTGAGGCACCTCTCCCACTACCCGGCCATCAACTTGGACGCAGACGATCGAGTTCATTGCTTCCCCCATGCACACGTGGGTCTTCACAGCCACAGAGCGCTGGGCATCGATGCCTCGAAATCTCCAAATGGGATATCCATGAGCGACTTCAGAGACTTCCTGAGGAAGTGCTTCTCGCTCAAGAGAAAGTACAGCGAGGGGATCGATCTGCAGTCGAGGAGGAAACCAAGGTTGCTGCTAATTCTTCGGAGAGGATCGCGGTCCTTCGTCAACGAAAGGCAGGTGATGAGGATGGTGAAAGGGCTCGGGTTCAAGCTGATCACGGCCGGGCCTGAGGAGACGAAGAACATCTCCCGCTTCGCGCAGATGGTGAACTCGGTGGATGTGTTGATGGGGATCCACGGGGCTGGGCTCACGAACATGGTCTTCCTTCCTTCGAATGCGACACTGGTTCAGATCATTCCTTGCTGTGATCTGGCGAAAGGGTGCAGATACATCTTCGCAGAGCCAGCTCCGGACATGGGAATAAGATACGTGGAGTACGAGATAAGAGTGGAGGAGAGCTCCCTGATAGAGAAGTACCCCAGGGATGATGTTTTGTTCAGGGACCCCCTTTCGATTCAGAAGCAACTAGGATTCAATGCATTCTGGAACATATTTCTGAACCAGCAAAAG GGATTGCAGCAACCAGGAAGAAAGCGAAGTTTGTGGAGGTCTTCGTTGGAGATGCAGGTGAGGCCTCGATCCATCAGGATGGAGATGATGGACATGGAAATGAAGATTCTCGAtggctttcttctcttcttcgtcGTCGTTTGGTTTTGGAATGTAGCGGGGAGGAGGTTTCGGTTCTTTTGGTCGCGTGTGCTGTGA
- the LOC135583532 gene encoding alpha-1,3-arabinosyltransferase XAT2-like isoform X8: protein MALPMEEELKTGGQGGLPSTPASFEEAQLSDESLQGGKEAAILPHALKEKQDKKEAHEDAATSLTSTTMEDKELDEPATGGNQTVTLQLQHEDKHGGGDSNKDWTVIKLPPVPKEKQREEETTAGLCSVMAGNIKRITKRLIKESRVVCDFTAPRSDICSMDGDVRVLGRSSIIMLASPPTDRSPTENTTWKIRPYPRKWESTMELIKELTVTVAAEPEKAPRCMINHGVPAVFFSTGGFVGNYFHDFTDVIIPLFMMARRFNGEVQLVVTDFNYQFMAKYQQILRHLSHYPAINLDADDRVHCFPHAHVGLHSHRALGIDASKSPNGISMSDFRDFLRKCFSLKRKYSEGIDLQSRRKPRLLLILRRGSRSFVNERQVMRMVKGLGFKLITAGPEETKNISRFAQMVNSVDVLMGIHGAGLTNMVFLPSNATLVQIIPCCDLAKGCRYIFAEPAPDMGIRYVEYEIRVEESSLIEKYPRDDVLFRDPLSIQKQLGFNAFWNIFLNQQKGLQQPGRKRSLWRSSLEMQVRPRSIRMEMMDMEMKILDGFLLFFVVVWFWNVAGRRFRFFWSRVL from the exons ATGGCTTTGCCCATGGAGGAGGAACTGAAGACTGGAGGACAAG GTGGATTACCAAGTACACCTGCTTCATTTGAGGAAGCACAGCTAAGCGATGAGTCACTTCAAGGAG GTAAAGAAGCAGCAATACTTCCACATGCACTGAAGGAAAAGCAAGATAAGAAAGAAGCACATGAAG ATGCAGCAACAAGCTTAACCTCGACAACAATGGAAGATAAGGAGTTGGATGAACCGGCTACAGGTG GCAATCAAACAGTGACACTGCAACTTCAGCATGAAGACAAGCATGGTGGTGGTGACTCAAATAAAG ATTGGACAGTGATAAAATTGCCTCCTGTTCCGAAGGAAAAGCAGAGAGAAGAAGAGACAACAGCTGGTTTGTGCTCTGTGATGGCTGGCAATATTAAGAGAATTACCA AGAGATTGATCAAGGAGAGCAGAGTGGTGTGTGATTTCACGGCACCAAGATCAGATATCTGCTCGATGGATGGCGATGTTAGAGTTCTTGGCAGATCATCCATCATCATGTTGGCTTCGCCACCTACGGATCGATCTCCGACAGAGAACACGACATGGAAGATCAGACCGTATCCGAGGAAGTGGGAATCGACCATGGAGCTTATCAAGGAGCTCACCGTGACAGTAGCAGCTGAGCCTGAGAAGGCCCCTCGCTGCATGATAAACCACGGCGTCCCCGCCGTGTTCTTCTCCACCGGTGGGTTCGTCGGCAACTACTTCCACGACTTCACCGATGTGATCATCCCCCTCTTCATGATGGCTCGCCGATTCAACGGAGAGGTTCAGCTCGTCGTCACCGACTTCAACTACCAGTTCATGGCTAAGTATCAGCAGATCCTGAGGCACCTCTCCCACTACCCGGCCATCAACTTGGACGCAGACGATCGAGTTCATTGCTTCCCCCATGCACACGTGGGTCTTCACAGCCACAGAGCGCTGGGCATCGATGCCTCGAAATCTCCAAATGGGATATCCATGAGCGACTTCAGAGACTTCCTGAGGAAGTGCTTCTCGCTCAAGAGAAAGTACAGCGAGGGGATCGATCTGCAGTCGAGGAGGAAACCAAGGTTGCTGCTAATTCTTCGGAGAGGATCGCGGTCCTTCGTCAACGAAAGGCAGGTGATGAGGATGGTGAAAGGGCTCGGGTTCAAGCTGATCACGGCCGGGCCTGAGGAGACGAAGAACATCTCCCGCTTCGCGCAGATGGTGAACTCGGTGGATGTGTTGATGGGGATCCACGGGGCTGGGCTCACGAACATGGTCTTCCTTCCTTCGAATGCGACACTGGTTCAGATCATTCCTTGCTGTGATCTGGCGAAAGGGTGCAGATACATCTTCGCAGAGCCAGCTCCGGACATGGGAATAAGATACGTGGAGTACGAGATAAGAGTGGAGGAGAGCTCCCTGATAGAGAAGTACCCCAGGGATGATGTTTTGTTCAGGGACCCCCTTTCGATTCAGAAGCAACTAGGATTCAATGCATTCTGGAACATATTTCTGAACCAGCAAAAG GGATTGCAGCAACCAGGAAGAAAGCGAAGTTTGTGGAGGTCTTCGTTGGAGATGCAGGTGAGGCCTCGATCCATCAGGATGGAGATGATGGACATGGAAATGAAGATTCTCGAtggctttcttctcttcttcgtcGTCGTTTGGTTTTGGAATGTAGCGGGGAGGAGGTTTCGGTTCTTTTGGTCGCGTGTGCTGTGA